One Streptomyces sp. V4I8 genomic window carries:
- a CDS encoding ADP-ribosylglycohydrolase family protein, producing MTEPWTSSLVGEAMYRARVRGCLLGGALGDALGYPVEFSSLERIRAAHGERGVTGPVFAGDSDVARISDDTQMTLFTAEGLIQAHRRERLKGIGGGWALLVRWAYERWLETQRHPGPEHAAPPQSGAPEGGLITQAWLYARRAPGNACVSGVAQMYAPDPSLTLDGRPGEVNPDSKGCGAVMRSAPFGLLNTADPAFAMAARAAQITHGHPTGYYAAGALAAIVAHLLAGESLEGAVLRTLRLLKRHPGHEETSAALTEALDLAAEGAPSAEKVESLGEGWVAEQALAIGAYCALVTPTVRDALLLSVNHSGDSDSTGSICGNLLGARYGDLGLPHEWVEQVEGRAQIAALADDLAAEGVRR from the coding sequence ATGACTGAGCCCTGGACGTCGTCCCTGGTGGGAGAGGCCATGTACCGCGCCCGAGTGCGTGGCTGTCTGCTCGGCGGGGCCCTCGGTGACGCCCTCGGCTACCCGGTCGAGTTCAGCTCGCTGGAGCGGATCCGCGCGGCTCACGGCGAGCGCGGGGTGACCGGGCCGGTCTTCGCCGGTGACAGTGACGTGGCCCGGATCAGTGACGACACGCAGATGACCCTCTTCACCGCCGAGGGGCTCATCCAGGCCCACCGGCGCGAGCGGCTGAAGGGCATCGGCGGCGGGTGGGCCCTGCTGGTGCGCTGGGCGTACGAGCGCTGGCTGGAGACCCAGCGCCACCCCGGCCCGGAGCACGCCGCACCGCCGCAGAGCGGCGCCCCCGAGGGCGGGCTCATCACCCAGGCCTGGCTGTACGCCCGCCGCGCGCCGGGCAACGCCTGTGTGTCCGGGGTGGCTCAGATGTACGCGCCCGACCCGTCGCTCACCCTCGACGGCAGGCCCGGCGAGGTCAACCCCGACTCCAAGGGCTGCGGCGCGGTGATGCGCTCGGCGCCCTTCGGCCTGCTGAACACCGCCGACCCGGCCTTCGCCATGGCCGCCCGCGCCGCCCAGATCACCCACGGTCACCCCACCGGCTACTACGCGGCCGGCGCGCTGGCCGCGATTGTGGCACACCTCCTCGCCGGGGAGTCCCTGGAAGGCGCGGTCCTGCGCACCCTGCGGCTGCTGAAGCGCCACCCCGGCCACGAGGAGACCTCGGCCGCACTCACCGAGGCCCTCGACCTGGCGGCAGAAGGCGCGCCGAGCGCGGAGAAGGTCGAGTCCCTGGGGGAAGGCTGGGTCGCCGAGCAGGCCCTCGCCATCGGCGCGTACTGCGCGCTCGTCACGCCCACCGTGCGGGACGCCCTGCTGCTGTCCGTCAACCACTCCGGCGACAGCGACTCCACCGGCTCCATCTGCGGAAACCTGCTGGGCGCCCGGTACGGCGACCTCGGCCTCCCGCACGAGTGGGTGGAGCAGGTCGAGGGCCGGGCGCAGATCGCCGCGCTCGCCGACGATCTGGCGGCCGAAGGTGTCCGCCGCTGA
- a CDS encoding 4a-hydroxytetrahydrobiopterin dehydratase: MPLEPLSQKEIEDRLAELPGWSLDGDRIARSYRLPSHFAATAMVVHIAQVQEELDHHSDLTLGYNTISLTVNTHTVSAVTERDFALARRIEDLAPGHGAS, from the coding sequence ATGCCCCTCGAACCGCTGTCGCAGAAGGAGATCGAGGACCGGCTCGCGGAACTGCCGGGCTGGTCGCTGGACGGCGACCGCATCGCCCGCTCCTACCGGCTCCCCTCGCACTTCGCGGCCACGGCGATGGTCGTGCACATCGCCCAGGTCCAGGAGGAGCTCGACCACCACTCCGACCTCACCCTCGGCTACAACACGATCTCCCTCACCGTGAACACCCACACCGTGAGCGCCGTGACCGAGCGGGACTTCGCACTCGCCCGCCGGATCGAGGATCTCGCGCCTGGTCACGGGGCAAGCTGA
- a CDS encoding class I SAM-dependent methyltransferase, with protein MLDYDKEAERYDASRGGEPRAAAAAEAVLGLLPAGTRRLLDVACGTGIVTRRLAAARDGLSVTGVDRAPAMARQAAARLPGSVVLADSRRLPFGDGRFDAVSSVWLLHLARTAEDVRTTVGECARVLRPGGVYVTTVDKAAAHNVGSDIDAVMASRPRRPARDQAALVEAYALAHGLVPAGQARFAGHGQGRSPRRTVADLRRGWFVALPPGGALADGFAARLAELPDQDRPRPHPVFSLRAFLKPE; from the coding sequence GTGCTGGACTACGACAAGGAAGCGGAGCGTTACGACGCCTCGCGCGGTGGTGAGCCCAGGGCGGCGGCCGCGGCGGAGGCGGTGCTCGGGCTCCTGCCGGCCGGGACGCGGCGCCTGCTCGACGTCGCCTGCGGCACCGGCATCGTCACCCGGCGGCTCGCCGCCGCGCGCGACGGCCTGAGCGTGACCGGCGTCGATCGGGCTCCCGCCATGGCCCGGCAGGCCGCCGCCCGGCTGCCCGGCTCCGTCGTCCTCGCCGACAGCCGCCGGCTGCCGTTCGGGGACGGCCGCTTCGACGCCGTCAGCAGCGTGTGGCTGCTGCACCTGGCCCGGACCGCCGAGGACGTGCGCACCACCGTGGGCGAGTGCGCCCGGGTCCTGCGGCCCGGCGGGGTGTACGTCACCACGGTCGACAAGGCCGCCGCCCACAACGTCGGCAGTGACATCGATGCCGTCATGGCCTCCCGTCCGCGCCGCCCGGCCCGGGACCAGGCGGCACTCGTGGAGGCGTACGCCCTCGCCCACGGCCTGGTCCCGGCCGGGCAGGCCCGTTTCGCGGGACACGGCCAGGGCCGCAGCCCACGCCGCACGGTCGCCGACCTGCGCCGCGGCTGGTTCGTCGCCCTGCCGCCCGGCGGCGCGCTCGCCGACGGATTCGCCGCCCGCCTGGCGGAGCTGCCGGACCAGGACCGGCCCCGTCCGCACCCGGTGTTCAGCCTGCGGGCGTTTCTGAAGCCCGAGTGA